In the Pithys albifrons albifrons isolate INPA30051 chromosome 3, PitAlb_v1, whole genome shotgun sequence genome, one interval contains:
- the ZCRB1 gene encoding zinc finger CCHC-type and RNA-binding motif-containing protein 1, with the protein MSGGLAPSKSTVYVSNLPFALTNNDLYRIFSKYGKVVKVTIMKDKDTRKSKGVAFILFLDKESAQNCSRALNNKQLFGRVIKASIAIDNGRAAEFIRRRNYFDKSKCYECGEAGHLSYACPKNMLGEREPPKKKEKKKKKKIIEPEEIEGEEESEEEGEDPALDSLSQAIAFQQAKIEEEQQRWTQTAGESSISDDSKRPRIKKSAYFSDEEELSD; encoded by the exons ATGAGTGGTGGTTTGGCACCAAGCAAAAGCACAGTGTATGTGTCCAATTTACCTTTTGCTTTGACAAACAACGATCTGTACAGG atattttcaaaGTATGGGAAAGTTGTCAA AGTTACTATTATGAAAGACAAAGACACCAGGAAGAGCAAAGGAGttgcctttattttgtttttggaTAAAGAATCTGCACAAAACTGTTCTCGGGCACTTAATAACAAACAG TTGTTTGGAAGAGTAATAAAAGCAAGTATTGCCATTGATaatggaagagcagcagaattCATTCGCAGGCGTAACTACTTTGATAAGTCCAAGTGTTACGAATGTGGG gAAGCAGGACACTTAAGTTATGCTTGTCCTAAGAATATGCTAGGAGAGCGAgagccaccaaaaaaaaaagaaaagaagaagaaaaagaaaataattgagcCAGAAGAAAT TGAgggggaagaagaaagtgaagaggaaggagaagaccCTGCTCTAGATAGCCTGAGCCAAGCCATAGCTTTTCAG CAAGCCAAAATTGAGGAAGAACAACAACGATGGACGCAAACTGCCGGGGAATCTTCAATTTCAGATGATTCAAAACGTCCACGGATTAAGAAAAGTGCTTATTTCAGTGATGAGGAAGAACTTAGCGACTGA